A segment of the candidate division WOR-3 bacterium genome:
TATCTCACCCTCCTTCACATCATCAAGGAAATCGGCCAGTCCGTCGACGTTGCGCACAGGAAAATTCAATTCACCTCTATCAAGAGGGTAAGTCTTGAGAACGGTCAATCCAAAATCAACCGCGGCGGGATCGAAACCTATGTCCTTGGCAGCTTCTATGAAAGAAAGGATATTGTCCGCGATCTCGCCGATCGTTGTTTGTGAAGCCTGAACATTCGCTTTCACCACCTGTAAGTAACCAGGGCGAACACGCCTCATCACTTCAAAACCGCGCGCTGCATCGACGATCCCAGACACTTCTCCGTCCTTCAGTCCTTTGTATACATCACGCATATAGGGTCTCATAACATTTTCATTTTCGAAGGTATAATCGATGGTCGTGTCGTCGGAAACCTCTCGTGCTAATACCACAAAATCCTCGCCTTCTGCGACCATGGCGAGAAAATCCTCGAGACGCTGTCTGGCTTCCAGCGTATCGTAGGATGAAGGTTTGCGATCATAGAAAACATATTTGAGGATCTTGTATTCTGGAACGGCGAACTCATCGCGGTGCTTCATGTAATAGTCGCTGACTTCCTCATCGGTTACTTCAACGATGCCGCGCATACGGTTTATCTGCAGACTCAAGAAAGAGATATCATACATAGTACTGAACCCGGCAATGGACATGCTGTCGTCGAAAGGCGAGACCCATGCCATCGTCGATATGAGTGAACGGAGTTTCTCCTTCGGCAGGTTCTGCCGCAGCTGCATCTCGTACTGGTACATCCACTGCAGACTCTGAGGTGATTGAATCAATTGATAGTATTTGTTCCAGTCGAATTCGCCATTTTCATCCTTCATTGTCTCTGCTTCAAAGATCTCCGGTGGTGGGTTATTCTGTATGATCGCCCAGATCTCCTCATCGTTTATGCCGATTCTTTCTTCTTGACAAGATCACTCCACACAATATCCTCAACGAGCTTCATCCAGACCTCATCCGGTGTGATGTTCTTGTTCTCACTCTCTTTAAGCAACGTGAAACGCCTATAATCCTGGTATGACACTACCTGGTTTCCGATCTTGGCAATATCAATCTCTGGCCGGCTTCGAATACCGGTGATATCCAGCCCCCACTGGAAAAATATGAGGCCGGCGAATCCTGCCAGAGCAATAAATAGTACCAAACGTGTTTTCTTGCGTAAAGTTTGCATCATCTTAGCCTCCTATGTAGATGTAACTTTCGATCCGCTAAGCGAGGGAAGCACAGCCTGCCCGTTTGACACGATCAATGTCTTAAAGCCATTGTGCTGCTCTTTTTTCACGGCATCGATACCCTGTTGTATACTATGAATGGGTGTGAAGCTGATTTCCTTCAATCTCGCCCCATTCAGATCAGTACAGGCATAAACTCTATGCTGCTTCAGTATTTTGGCGGTCAGAAAAGCCCGGTGCCCGCCCACTTCGATTTTTTCCTCAGGATATTCCAAAAGTCCATCAATGTTGTTGTCGCGCATGAGCCGCAGGAACTCCTCATTGCCGAAACCTTCCTCACATTGACCGACGAGTATGATACTACCATTATCCTTAAGACCGAGCATTGTCAGGTTTATCGCCTTGTGTGTATGATAGAAATCTTTGTCGTTAGGATAACCGCCGGCCGACACGATCACGCAGTCTGCCGGTTCGGATATCATGATCCTTCGTTTCGTGACAAAATAATCGACGGCTTCGCTGAAGGCATGCGCGTGATGTCCACAGAAGATCTTTTCCGTTTCGCGATCCGGGTTCTCAACGACATTCAAGATGTAATCGACCCCCAGAAGGCCTGCGGCCTCATCCATTTCCCGGGCAATGATGTTACTTTCGATCTTACTCACGAACACTCCGTTGCGCACAAGTTTCTTGTGGTTGTTACGGATCGTTTCATATGACGCAACGCCGGGCAGAATCGATTTGCGGCCGCCCGAAAACCCGGCCAGATAATGAAACCCGATCCGTCCAGTGGTGATCACAAAATCGGCCTCGGCGACGCGCCGGTTTATCCCAACCTCAAGACCGGTCGAAGTCTTACCAACTACAATAACATCACCGCGGCAGTCATGCTGCAGGAATGCAAAATCATCACATAATTTCCCGTACAACGCCGAATTCTCCTGCGCGATGTGCGGCCGGTGTGTCCCCAGGGCAACGACAAAAGAGATATTCTTCTCATCAATCCCCGCATCTACGAGTTCAGCTACCAGAAACCTCAAAATCTCGTCGTAATTCGTGATTTTCCTTGTTATATCAGACACAATTATAACAACATCTCCCGGCTTGTTGGTACGCAGAACCCTGTTCAAAGCACCGAGCCCGAGCGGGTTGGTAAAACTCTCCTTCAAGAGCATCCCGAGCGGCCTCACCGCAGTGATCTTAGGCTCGGCTACGCCGATCAAACCGGGCGGAGGTTCGAAACTTATGGAACCATGTCCGTATTTCAAATCCATGGCATATTCTATCTAAATATGCGCTTGTGTCAACGCCAAGCGCCTACGGTATAACACGAACACATCTTTCATTGACTTGCATGCAAAATGTGTTATAATACTACAATGATTGACCTCAGATTACTCAGAGACGACCCCGAAAAGATCCGCGCCGCACTGAAAAAAAGAAATTCCGACATCGATCTGGATAAGATCATAGACATCGATATACAAAGACGGGCATGCATGACGGAGATCCAGGAAAAGAAAAGCAAGAGGAATATGCTATCCCAGGAGATCGCCAAGTTAAAACACCAAGGGGACGAACCGAAAAAGCTCATGGAACAGGCGCGAGCTCTTTCTGGCGAGATAAAGAAAAAAGAAGAAACACTGCGTGATATAGAGCAGGAGTTTGAATACGCCGTGCAGTGGTTGCCAAACATTCCGAACGAAAAAGTACCGGTCGGTGCCGGTTCAGAAGCAAACAAATTCATCCGCGGACTTATTGAGGCGCCCGAGTCCGATTTCGAAGTCCTGCCACACTGGGATATCTGTGAAGCCCTGGACATTCTCGACCTCAAAAGGGCATCCAAGATATCCGGTTCGCGGTTCATTCTCTACAAAGGGCAGGGTGCTTTGCTGGAACGTGCGCTCATAAATTTCTTTCTTGACCTCCATACCACAAAACACGGCTACACCGAAATATTCCCGCCAGTACTCAACCCTGCCGAATGCCTCTACGGTACTGGTCAGTTACCGAAACTGGAGTCGGACATGTATCGGTGCCGTGATGATGCTTTCTACCTAACACCAACCGCAGAGGTACCGCTCACGAACATGCACCGTGAAGAGATACTTCTCGAAAAGCAACTGCCTGTTCGCTACGTAGCATACACCCCATGTTTCCGCCGTGAAGCAGGATCGTACGGCAAGGAAGTACGGGGCATCACCCGCGTGCATCAGTTCAATAAAGTAGAACTTGTGAAGTACGCCACACCCGACAATGGTTACGACGAATTTGAGAAAATGCTCGCGGATGCCGAAGCCGCGGTCAAAGCGCTTGAGCTGCCTTATCGCATAATGCTCCTCTGCACGGGTGACATGACTTTTGCTTCGGCCATCACCTATGACATAGAAGTCTATGCACCGGGCATGAAAGAATGGCTTGAGGTATCATCTGTTTCCTGCTACGAGCAATACCAGTCCCGTCGGGCAAACATTCGTTACCGGCGGTCAGCCAAGGGCGTGGATTTCGTATATACGATGAACGGCTCGGGATTAGCTACGCCGCGCACCTTCATCGCGATTGTCGAGAATTACCAAACCGAGGATGGACGTATAAGAATACCGGATGTCCTGAAGAAATATATGGGGGCAGATAGCATCGGCAAGTAGCATGTTTGATTACCTGCAAAGCTGGTTGCGACAGATCGAAAATAACCACGGTGTCAATCCGGTAATATTTGCGATAATCTACTTCGCTGGTGTCATCCCATTCTGGTTATCCATATACAAAATAATCAACGCCATGAAAAACAGAGATTACAGGAAGGCAGTCACATTCGGTCTTGTGCTCGGCGCCGTCATTATCGCCCCCTTTACTTATGTTGCGGTCTTCGGTCACAACCTGCCCGCGTGGTTCTGGATCGTCGCCGCGGCCATCATCTTGTACAGTGCCTATACCATTCTGAAACGCATCCGACAAACCCGGGCATTACCATGAAGAACAAAGCCATCATCGGCATTGATATCGGCGGTACGAATATCAAAGCGGCCCTGGTCACCGGTCGCAAGATAGATCACCGGACCAGAGCTTCCACCCGCGCCGAACTGGGTCCTGATATATCCATAGAACAGATAAAATCAGTTATCGAACCGGTCCGAAAAGCAGCAAAAGCAATCGGTATCGGCATCGCGGGCATCATCGATTCGAAAAAAGGTCTGGTCAAATATTCGCCAAACCTCAAGGGATGGAAGAATGTGCCTCTCGCCCGGATCCTGCGGAACGCATTCGGCCTGCCGGTTTATGTTCTGAACGATGCGAATGCGATATGCCTGGGTGAATGGAAGCATGGAGCTGGTCGGGGACATGAGAATGTTTTTCTTTTTACGGTAGGAACCGGCGTCGGCGGCGCAGCCATCTGTGAGGGAAAACTCCTTTTCGGAGCCCATGGATTCGCCGGCGAATTTGGCCATACGACGATCAACCTGGATGGTCCAAAATGTATTTGCGGACATCGCGGTCACGTGGAACGTTATGCAGGCGCCAAGTACATTGTGGCGCGTGCCCGGAGAAAGATAGCGAACAATAAGAGCTTACTGGCAGGCTACGACACCCTGACCCCGGAAATCATAGCCCGCACGGCAAAGAAAGGCGATAAGGTTGCCCGCGAGGTGTTTGCTGAAGTAGGTCAGTATGTTGGCATCGGCGTCGCTAACATAATCGCCTTGTTTGATCCTGATATCATCATCCTCTCCGGCGGAATCGCGCGTGCCGGCAGCATTCTTTTTGAACCTGTACGCAATACGGTCAGCAGAGCAACCTTGGGACCCGAACATCGCCGCTACAAGATCGTGCCGGCACAACTCGGCGACGATGCCGGAATACTCGGAGCTGCACTCTTTGCCAAATTGACAGTGACCGGGTCGTCAGTATAATAAGCAATGCTTGATTTGATGGACGAAAGAACAAGAAAAGAGCTGAAACGCGTCCTCGGGAAACTTCCCGAACGCGTTGACATTCTCTACTTCACCCAGGAAAATGCCTGTCCGGCATGCAAGGACCAGCAGCGATTACTCGAAGAGATCGCCAGCCATACCGACAAGATTCGATTGAAGGTCTTCGATTTCATACGCGATAGCGAGCAAGTCACACAATACCGCATAGACAAAATACCCGCGACCGCGATCATCGGTAAGAAGGACTATGGTATTCGATTTTATGGCCTGACTGCCGGTTACGAATTTCAATCATTGATCGAAGCAGTGATCATGGTGGCAACAGGAAAATCCGGGATCTCTCCAGAATTCGAAGAAACGATACGCCATATCGATAGTGCTGTACATATCGAAGTGATGACTACCCTTACGTGCCCGTACTGCCCGCGTGCAGTACATGCGGCCATGCAGCTCGCCATGGTCAACGATAACATCCGCGCCGACATGGTCGAAAGCGCTGAATTTCCCCAGCTCGCACAACGCTACGATGTTACAGGTACGCCCAAGACAATGATCAACGAAACTCACTCGTTTGTTGGTGCCCTGCCCGCAGACCGGGTATATCTTGAGGTCCTGAAAGCGGTCAACCCCGAGGAATACAAACGTATTGAACAAACCATAAGGGAAACCCACGGTCAGCGCCATATACGCAAAGCACAAACCGAGCATGAGTACGACGTCATCATCGTTGGTGGCGGGACAGCAGCAATGTCAGCAGCGATATACGCGGCGCGCAAATCGCTGGATGTACTGCTCCTAGCAAAAGACCTTGGCGGTCAGATCAACTACACGGCTCTCGTCGAGAATTATCTCGGTCTGCCCAACATAGACGGCAAGGAGATGGTCGAACAATTCGTCATGCACATGGAACAATTCTCTATTGCCGAAGCCCTGGGCGCCGCTGCTGTGAAAGTGGAAAAAAAGGGCAATCGCTTCACCGTAATAACCGATGACAAGAAACAATACACGGCAAAATCAGTTATCTACTGTGCAGGTAAACAATACCGCAAGTTGGGGATAC
Coding sequences within it:
- a CDS encoding peptidylprolyl isomerase, translating into MKDENGEFDWNKYYQLIQSPQSLQWMYQYEMQLRQNLPKEKLRSLISTMAWVSPFDDSMSIAGFSTMYDISFLSLQINRMRGIVEVTDEEVSDYYMKHRDEFAVPEYKILKYVFYDRKPSSYDTLEARQRLEDFLAMVAEGEDFVVLAREVSDDTTIDYTFENENVMRPYMRDVYKGLKDGEVSGIVDAARGFEVMRRVRPGYLQVVKANVQASQTTIGEIADNILSFIEAAKDIGFDPAAVDFGLTVLKTYPLDRGELNFPVRNVDGLADFLDDVKEGEISHPFSSLGGYYVFALDSVIPANQPSLEEASARVKAAAERQSYEEAMIEYLNRLHTQMVSGTPMESIAQSDTIVRFHTGIASQNLFGLRSTYGDHFAGALASLEEGQISVPVIDRYSGYLIRCDRKNEVQFDSSMVGVLQWKRQMMLQQISQSIFTPEELVDYRDKFFE
- a CDS encoding SurA N-terminal domain-containing protein gives rise to the protein MMQTLRKKTRLVLFIALAGFAGLIFFQWGLDITGIRSRPEIDIAKIGNQVVSYQDYRRFTLLKESENKNITPDEVWMKLVEDIVWSDLVKKKESA
- the larA gene encoding nickel-dependent lactate racemase, encoding MDLKYGHGSISFEPPPGLIGVAEPKITAVRPLGMLLKESFTNPLGLGALNRVLRTNKPGDVVIIVSDITRKITNYDEILRFLVAELVDAGIDEKNISFVVALGTHRPHIAQENSALYGKLCDDFAFLQHDCRGDVIVVGKTSTGLEVGINRRVAEADFVITTGRIGFHYLAGFSGGRKSILPGVASYETIRNNHKKLVRNGVFVSKIESNIIAREMDEAAGLLGVDYILNVVENPDRETEKIFCGHHAHAFSEAVDYFVTKRRIMISEPADCVIVSAGGYPNDKDFYHTHKAINLTMLGLKDNGSIILVGQCEEGFGNEEFLRLMRDNNIDGLLEYPEEKIEVGGHRAFLTAKILKQHRVYACTDLNGARLKEISFTPIHSIQQGIDAVKKEQHNGFKTLIVSNGQAVLPSLSGSKVTST
- the serS gene encoding serine--tRNA ligase, with translation MIDLRLLRDDPEKIRAALKKRNSDIDLDKIIDIDIQRRACMTEIQEKKSKRNMLSQEIAKLKHQGDEPKKLMEQARALSGEIKKKEETLRDIEQEFEYAVQWLPNIPNEKVPVGAGSEANKFIRGLIEAPESDFEVLPHWDICEALDILDLKRASKISGSRFILYKGQGALLERALINFFLDLHTTKHGYTEIFPPVLNPAECLYGTGQLPKLESDMYRCRDDAFYLTPTAEVPLTNMHREEILLEKQLPVRYVAYTPCFRREAGSYGKEVRGITRVHQFNKVELVKYATPDNGYDEFEKMLADAEAAVKALELPYRIMLLCTGDMTFASAITYDIEVYAPGMKEWLEVSSVSCYEQYQSRRANIRYRRSAKGVDFVYTMNGSGLATPRTFIAIVENYQTEDGRIRIPDVLKKYMGADSIGK
- a CDS encoding ROK family protein, which translates into the protein MKNKAIIGIDIGGTNIKAALVTGRKIDHRTRASTRAELGPDISIEQIKSVIEPVRKAAKAIGIGIAGIIDSKKGLVKYSPNLKGWKNVPLARILRNAFGLPVYVLNDANAICLGEWKHGAGRGHENVFLFTVGTGVGGAAICEGKLLFGAHGFAGEFGHTTINLDGPKCICGHRGHVERYAGAKYIVARARRKIANNKSLLAGYDTLTPEIIARTAKKGDKVAREVFAEVGQYVGIGVANIIALFDPDIIILSGGIARAGSILFEPVRNTVSRATLGPEHRRYKIVPAQLGDDAGILGAALFAKLTVTGSSV
- a CDS encoding FAD-dependent oxidoreductase, whose protein sequence is MLDLMDERTRKELKRVLGKLPERVDILYFTQENACPACKDQQRLLEEIASHTDKIRLKVFDFIRDSEQVTQYRIDKIPATAIIGKKDYGIRFYGLTAGYEFQSLIEAVIMVATGKSGISPEFEETIRHIDSAVHIEVMTTLTCPYCPRAVHAAMQLAMVNDNIRADMVESAEFPQLAQRYDVTGTPKTMINETHSFVGALPADRVYLEVLKAVNPEEYKRIEQTIRETHGQRHIRKAQTEHEYDVIIVGGGTAAMSAAIYAARKSLDVLLLAKDLGGQINYTALVENYLGLPNIDGKEMVEQFVMHMEQFSIAEALGAAAVKVEKKGNRFTVITDDKKQYTAKSVIYCAGKQYRKLGIPGEDRFMGRGVAFCATCDAPLYKDKKVAVVGGGNSAFTSARDLLNFASEIHLIHRRDTFPADSELVKQVRGAKNVTVQTNTVVREILGETKLTGVRLQSTSGEQHEDLQVDGVFLEIGLMPNTQPVKELVKLNEYGEIETTRENTTSVPGLFAAGDATDLPEKQIIIAAGEGAKAALTAYNYLIEKKLITQKATADAWQR